In one window of Arachis ipaensis cultivar K30076 chromosome B06, Araip1.1, whole genome shotgun sequence DNA:
- the LOC107604644 gene encoding nucleolin: MHNMPGTKQSDETAQNQESPEGHSEHEKPTDSDEQVDLEGDNDQEETMEEEVEYEEVEEEVEEEEEEEEEEEEEEEETKPSDGEEDIGVVDNKDEDEKKKHAEVLALPPHGSEVYIGGIPHKVSEEDLRAFCESVGEVSEVRIMKGKDSGEAKGYAFVTFKSKELASMAIEKLNNTEFKGRKIRCSTSQAKHKLFIGNVPRNWTLENMKKVVSEIGPGVVAVELLKDPQISGRNRGFAFIEYYNHACAEYSRQKMSNPKFKLDDNAPTVSWADPRNSESSAATQVKAVYVKNLPENITQDRLKALFEHHGKITKVVVPPAKAGQEKSRFGFVHFAERSSAMKALKNTEKYEIDGQSLECSLAKPQADQKSSGTLNSQKSVVLPTYPPQLGYGMVGGAYAGIGAGFGPAGFTQPLMYGAGATAAGMAMMPMLLPDGRIGYVLQQPGLQPHTPPPPVSRHGKSSGGSSSSGKRGNDNSHNRGRGRGRYHPY; the protein is encoded by the exons ATGCATAATATGCCTGGGACAAAGCAGAGTGATGAAACGGCCCAAAATCAAGAATCACCAGAGGGGCACAGTGAGCATGAAAAACCTACAGATTCTGATGAGCAGGTAGACCTTGAAGGGGATAATGATCAAGAGGAGACCATGGAGGAAGAGGTTGAATATGAAGAAGTAGAGGAAGAAgtcgaagaggaagaagaggaagaggaggaagaggaggaagaagaggaagagactaAACCCTCAGATGGTGAAGAGGATATAGGAGTGGTAGACAATAAGGATGAAGATGAGAAAAAGAAACATGCAGAAGTTCTTGCACTTCCACCTCATGGGTCAGAGGTTTACATTGGTGGCATTCCTCACAAAGTTTCAGAAGAAGATTTGAGGGCCTTCTGTGAATCTGTGGGAGAAGTGTCAGAG GTTAGGATTATGAAAGGAAAAGATTCAGGTGAAGCAAAAGGTTATGCATTTGTGACCTTCAAGTCAAAGGAATTGGCATCTATGGCTATTGAGAAACTGAACAACACTGAATTTAAG GGAAGAAAAATAAGGTGCTCAACATCCCAAGCTAAGCATAAGTTATTCATTGGTAATGTTCCTAGAAATTGGACTTTAGAAAATATGAAGAAGGTAGTCTCAGAAATTGGGCCTGGAGTTGTTGCTGTGGAGCTGTTGAAG GACCCACAGATTTCTGGCCGTAATAGGGGGTTTGCTTTTATTGAGTATTACAATCATGCTTGTGCAGAATATTCAAGGCAGAAGATGTCAAACCCAAAATTCAAACTAGACGACAATGCTCCAACTGTGAGTTGGGCTGACCCAAGGAATTCTGAATCATCTGCTGCCACTCAG GTAAAAGCAGTTTATGTAAAGAACCTTCCAGAGAATATTACTCAGGATCGTCTTAAGGCACTGTTTGAACATCATGGAAAGATCACAAAAGTGGTTGTCCCTCCTGCTAAAGCAGGACAAGAAAAGAGCAGGTTTGGGTTTGTGCACTTTGCTGAAAGGTCAAGTGCCATGAAAGCATTGAAGAATACTGAGAAGTATGAAATAGACG GGCAATCTCTGGAGTGTTCACTTGCAAAGCCACAAGCAGATCAGAAGTCATCCGGTACACTAAATTCACAGAAGTCTGTTGTACTTCCCACTTATCCACCTCAACTTGGTTATGGCATGGTTGGAGGTGCATATGCTGGTATTGGCGCAGGATTTGGTCCTGCTGGGTTCACACAA CCACTGATGTATGGTGCAGGAGCAACCGCAGCTGGCATGGCAATGATGCCAATGCTGTTACCAGATGGAAGGATTGGATATGTATT GCAACAGCCAGGGTTGCAACCACATACTCCTCCTCCGCCAGTATCCAGACATGGCAAGAGCAGTGGTGGTAGCTCAAGTAGTGGGAAACGCGGAAATGATAATAGCCATAACCGTGGCCGTGGCCGTGGTCGGTATCATCCCTACTAA